The genomic region ACGCGGCAATCAAAAGAAAACGGTTAAAGTTGAATGGTGAACGTTGAAGGCGGCCGACGCGGCGTTGACCTTTTGGTTCAAAATGATTTGATAATTGCTGTCAATTGAGGTGATAGGGCGTGATGAGCATGAATTCGGGAATGTTGACCGTGATGCGACGGCCGTCGAAGAGGCGTTCCATGATGTAAATACCCTGCATTTTGCCCATGCCGGTCTTCAGGTTGCAGCCCGACACGTAGGTATGCGACTCGCCCGGCTCCAGCACCGGCTGCTGCCCTACGACGCCCTCGCCCGAAACCTCCCGGACGACGCCGTTGGAATCGTAAATG from Tellurirhabdus rosea harbors:
- the apaG gene encoding Co2+/Mg2+ efflux protein ApaG — its product is MVSAVTEGVKVSVVTEYQPAHSSPMHAHYVFTYRITIENGSENTVQLLHRHWTIYDSNGVVREVSGEGVVGQQPVLEPGESHTYVSGCNLKTGMGKMQGIYIMERLFDGRRITVNIPEFMLITPYHLN